Proteins from a genomic interval of Piscinibacter sp. HJYY11:
- a CDS encoding amino acid ABC transporter permease codes for MISALDFSFLNWSVISSFVVKGFIYSIQLTLIAMVGGIILGTVLALMRLSGKKWLEIPAAAYVNTLRSIPLVMVILWFFLLIPLLIGRPMGAELSAIITFTVFEAAYYSEIMRAGIQSVPRGQVHAGYAVGMNYRQTMQLIVLPQAFRNMLPVLLTQTIILFQDTSLVYAIGAYDLLKGFEVAGKNFNRPVETYLVAAVVYFVICFSLSMLVRRLQKKIQIIR; via the coding sequence ATGATCAGCGCCCTCGATTTCAGCTTCCTCAACTGGAGCGTCATCTCCAGTTTCGTGGTCAAGGGCTTCATCTACTCGATCCAGCTCACGCTGATCGCGATGGTGGGCGGCATCATCCTCGGCACCGTGCTCGCGCTGATGCGCCTGTCGGGCAAGAAGTGGCTGGAGATCCCCGCCGCGGCCTATGTCAACACGCTGCGCTCCATCCCGCTGGTGATGGTGATCCTGTGGTTCTTCCTGCTGATCCCGCTGCTGATCGGTCGGCCCATGGGCGCGGAACTGTCGGCCATCATCACCTTCACGGTGTTCGAGGCGGCCTACTACTCCGAGATCATGCGGGCGGGCATCCAGAGCGTGCCGCGCGGGCAGGTGCATGCCGGCTACGCGGTGGGCATGAACTACCGCCAGACCATGCAGCTCATCGTGCTGCCGCAGGCCTTCCGCAACATGCTGCCGGTGCTGCTCACGCAGACCATCATCCTGTTCCAGGACACCTCGCTCGTGTACGCGATCGGCGCCTACGACCTGCTCAAGGGCTTCGAGGTCGCGGGCAAGAACTTCAACCGGCCGGTCGAGACCTACCTCGTCGCCGCCGTCGTCTATTTCGTCATCTGCTTCAGCCTGTCCATGCTGGTTCGCCGGCTGCAGAAGAAGATCCAGATCATCCGCTGA
- a CDS encoding amino acid ABC transporter ATP-binding protein produces MIDIKNVSKWYGSFQVLTDCTTSIQKGEVVVVCGPSGSGKSTLIKTVNALEPFQKGDIVVDGISISDPKTNLPKLRSRVGMVFQHFELFPHLSVTENLTLAQIKVLGRSADEAKTRGLKMLDRVGLMAHKDKFPGQLSGGQQQRVAIARALSMDPIVMLFDEPTSALDPEMVGEVLDVMVQLAHEGMTMMCVTHEMGFAKKVSHRVIFMDAGKIVEDCAKADFFGNPEARSPRAKDFLSKILQH; encoded by the coding sequence ATGATCGACATCAAGAACGTCTCCAAGTGGTACGGCTCCTTCCAGGTGCTGACCGACTGCACCACCAGCATCCAGAAGGGTGAAGTGGTCGTGGTCTGCGGCCCGTCGGGCTCTGGCAAGTCGACCCTCATCAAGACCGTCAACGCGCTCGAGCCCTTCCAGAAGGGCGACATCGTGGTCGACGGCATCTCCATCTCCGACCCCAAGACCAACCTGCCCAAGCTGCGCTCACGCGTGGGCATGGTGTTCCAGCACTTCGAGCTCTTCCCCCACCTGAGCGTGACGGAGAACCTCACCCTGGCGCAGATCAAGGTGCTGGGCCGCAGTGCCGACGAAGCCAAGACCCGCGGCCTCAAGATGCTCGACCGCGTGGGCCTGATGGCGCACAAGGACAAGTTCCCCGGCCAGCTCTCCGGCGGCCAGCAGCAGCGTGTGGCCATCGCGCGCGCGCTGAGCATGGACCCGATCGTGATGCTCTTCGACGAGCCGACTTCGGCGCTCGACCCCGAGATGGTGGGCGAGGTGCTCGACGTGATGGTGCAGCTCGCGCACGAAGGCATGACCATGATGTGCGTGACGCACGAAATGGGCTTCGCCAAGAAGGTGAGCCACCGCGTGATCTTCATGGACGCCGGCAAGATCGTCGAAGACTGCGCCAAGGCCGACTTCTTCGGCAACCCCGAGGCGCGCTCGCCGCGGGCCAAGGACTTCCTCTCGAAGATCCTCCAGCACTGA
- a CDS encoding poly(ethylene terephthalate) hydrolase, which produces MFGTTRLMKAALAVTALVAATAASAQTNPFQRGPAPTEATLEATRGPMATSQFTVSRPSGYRAGTVYYPTNAGGTVGGIVVVPGYTAYQSDINWWGPRLASWGFIVMTIDTNSTLDQPASRSRQQLAALDQLATLSRTSSSPIYNKLDTNRMGVMGWSMGGGGSLISTENRPSLKASIPFAPWNSTENFSSVTVPTLIIACQDDSIAPVYSHASPFYNSMTRNPKQFLEVRGEGHYCANSSNSDKDFLGKKGVAWMKRFMDNDTRFTTFACTNQESSLDVSDFRTARCS; this is translated from the coding sequence ATGTTTGGAACTACCCGTTTGATGAAGGCCGCGCTCGCGGTCACCGCCCTCGTGGCCGCCACCGCGGCTTCCGCCCAGACCAACCCCTTCCAGCGCGGCCCGGCCCCGACCGAAGCGACCCTCGAGGCCACCCGCGGCCCGATGGCCACGAGCCAGTTCACCGTCAGCCGCCCGAGCGGCTACCGTGCGGGCACGGTGTACTACCCCACCAATGCCGGCGGCACCGTCGGCGGCATCGTGGTGGTGCCGGGCTACACCGCCTACCAGTCCGACATCAACTGGTGGGGGCCGCGCCTGGCGTCGTGGGGCTTCATCGTCATGACGATCGACACCAACTCCACCCTGGACCAGCCGGCTTCGCGCTCACGCCAGCAGCTCGCCGCGCTCGACCAGCTCGCCACGCTGTCGCGCACCAGCAGCAGCCCGATCTACAACAAGCTCGACACCAACCGCATGGGCGTGATGGGCTGGTCGATGGGCGGTGGCGGCTCGCTGATCTCGACGGAGAACCGCCCGTCGCTCAAGGCCTCGATCCCGTTCGCGCCCTGGAACAGCACCGAGAACTTCTCGTCGGTGACCGTGCCCACGCTGATCATCGCCTGCCAGGACGACTCCATCGCGCCGGTCTATTCGCACGCCTCGCCGTTCTACAACAGCATGACGCGCAACCCGAAGCAGTTCCTGGAAGTGCGCGGCGAAGGCCACTACTGCGCCAACTCCAGCAACAGCGACAAGGACTTCCTGGGCAAGAAGGGCGTGGCGTGGATGAAGCGCTTCATGGACAACGACACCCGCTTCACTACCTTCGCCTGCACCAACCAGGAAAGCAGCCTGGACGTGTCGGACTTCCGCACCGCTCGCTGCTCGTGA
- a CDS encoding helix-turn-helix transcriptional regulator: MRTASFSIPHAAALRPRETAYVLGHDGFIYAGHDLSSGVTSRHSAAILLSADHRAVTVTSPDGTRFSGPALLVPPLVPRRLDAAGVALLSINVMPSHRAFHVFAARQHAGVQPLHRELYFAWDADLRGLVKGELDLDTAGTLFEHLVDLACSQLPPAPPQDPAAGLLIQLLDDNPCCTIDELARKLGRPPRAVSRLFPLALGMSARDYQGWLRMRRMMELMDSARSLTDVALDAGFSDSPQFSRTYLRWYGRPPSTTRDPSRVRVLVRRPPKP; encoded by the coding sequence ATGCGCACTGCGTCCTTCTCCATTCCGCATGCCGCCGCGCTCCGGCCGCGCGAGACCGCCTATGTGCTCGGCCACGACGGCTTCATCTACGCCGGACACGACCTCTCCAGCGGCGTGACCTCGCGCCACTCGGCCGCCATCCTCCTCAGCGCCGACCACCGTGCGGTGACGGTCACCTCGCCCGACGGCACGCGCTTCAGCGGGCCGGCGCTGCTCGTGCCACCGCTCGTGCCCCGCCGGCTCGACGCTGCCGGCGTGGCACTGCTGAGCATCAACGTGATGCCGTCGCACCGCGCTTTCCACGTCTTTGCTGCACGGCAGCACGCCGGCGTGCAGCCACTCCACCGCGAGCTCTACTTCGCGTGGGACGCAGATCTGCGGGGACTGGTGAAGGGCGAACTCGACCTGGACACTGCCGGCACGCTCTTCGAGCACCTGGTCGACCTCGCCTGCTCGCAACTGCCCCCGGCGCCCCCGCAGGACCCTGCGGCGGGCTTGCTGATCCAGCTGCTCGACGACAACCCCTGCTGCACGATCGACGAACTCGCCCGCAAGCTGGGGCGGCCACCGCGGGCGGTGTCGCGGCTGTTCCCGCTGGCGCTGGGCATGTCGGCGCGCGACTACCAGGGCTGGCTCCGGATGCGTCGCATGATGGAGCTGATGGACAGCGCGCGCTCGCTCACCGACGTCGCACTCGACGCGGGCTTTTCCGATTCGCCGCAGTTCTCGCGCACCTACCTGCGCTGGTACGGCCGCCCGCCATCGACGACACGCGACCCGTCGCGGGTGCGTGTGCTCGTGCGTCGGCCGCCCAAGCCTTGA
- a CDS encoding amino acid ABC transporter substrate-binding protein, producing MTIGSFLSPWLTGAAVWTALCGFALAAEAPPKGPSIDRIKQTGKIIIAHRESSVPFSYVLPDKKPVGYAVELCLRIAEGVRKKLGLASLQPEYLLVTPSNRIAAIAEGRADLECGSTTNNAERREKVAFTVPHYITGARYMVRADSAIDDLANFGGKTLVSTKGTTPLKAVNAANKERLIGIKLVEAPDHAAAVAMVEKGEADGFAMDDVLLYGLIAGRPDPARLKVVGKFLTIEPLAIMLSKNDPEFKKIVDDEMKQLIKSREAHAIFDKWFMKPVAPMNTSLNLPMNYLLKDFWKYPTDQVPY from the coding sequence ATGACCATTGGGTCCTTTCTCTCCCCCTGGCTGACCGGGGCTGCCGTGTGGACGGCGCTTTGCGGTTTCGCCCTCGCCGCCGAGGCCCCGCCCAAGGGCCCCTCGATCGATCGCATCAAGCAGACGGGCAAGATCATCATCGCGCACCGCGAGTCGTCGGTGCCCTTCTCGTACGTGTTGCCCGACAAGAAGCCCGTGGGCTACGCGGTCGAGCTGTGCCTTCGCATCGCCGAGGGCGTGCGCAAGAAGCTCGGTCTGGCCAGCCTGCAGCCCGAGTACCTGCTGGTGACGCCGTCCAACCGCATCGCCGCCATCGCCGAGGGGCGCGCCGACCTGGAGTGCGGTTCGACCACCAACAATGCCGAGCGGCGCGAGAAGGTGGCCTTCACCGTGCCGCACTACATCACCGGCGCGCGCTACATGGTCCGGGCCGACAGCGCCATCGACGACCTCGCCAATTTCGGCGGCAAGACCCTCGTGTCGACCAAGGGCACCACGCCCCTGAAGGCCGTCAACGCGGCCAACAAGGAGCGCCTGATCGGCATCAAGCTCGTCGAAGCCCCGGACCACGCCGCGGCGGTGGCCATGGTGGAGAAGGGCGAGGCCGACGGCTTCGCGATGGACGACGTGCTGCTCTACGGCCTGATCGCCGGGCGCCCCGACCCGGCCCGGCTGAAGGTGGTGGGGAAGTTCCTGACCATCGAGCCGCTGGCCATCATGCTGTCCAAGAACGACCCCGAGTTCAAGAAGATCGTCGATGATGAGATGAAGCAGCTCATCAAGAGCCGCGAGGCCCATGCGATCTTCGACAAGTGGTTCATGAAGCCGGTGGCTCCCATGAACACCTCGCTCAACCTGCCGATGAACTACCTGCTGAAAGACTTCTGGAAGTACCCCACCGACCAGGTGCCTTATTGA
- a CDS encoding amino acid ABC transporter permease translates to MGQTWDWQVFLRDDGGGRTYLEWLMSAWGWTLSVALLALVVALVVGSLIGVLRTVPNKAVATFGEAWTELFRNIPLLVQIFLWYHVIPGIFLGLRDVPSFILVVFALGFFTSARVSEQVKAGIQALPKGQRYAGLAMGLTLPQTYRYVILPMAFRIVIPPLTSESMNIIKNSSVAFAVSVAEMTMFAMQAQEETSRGVEVYLAVTGLYFISAFAINRIALFIEHKVQIPGTLGAGR, encoded by the coding sequence GTGGGGCAGACATGGGACTGGCAGGTCTTCCTGCGAGATGACGGAGGGGGGCGAACCTACCTCGAGTGGTTGATGTCCGCCTGGGGCTGGACGCTCTCGGTGGCGCTGCTGGCGCTGGTCGTGGCGCTGGTGGTGGGCTCGCTGATCGGCGTGCTGCGCACGGTGCCGAACAAGGCCGTGGCCACCTTCGGTGAAGCCTGGACGGAGCTCTTCCGCAACATTCCGCTGCTGGTGCAGATCTTTCTCTGGTACCACGTGATCCCGGGCATCTTCCTCGGCCTGCGTGACGTGCCGAGCTTCATCCTCGTGGTATTCGCGCTTGGCTTCTTCACTTCGGCGCGGGTGTCCGAGCAGGTGAAGGCCGGCATCCAGGCCCTGCCCAAGGGCCAGCGCTATGCCGGCCTCGCCATGGGCCTCACGCTGCCGCAGACCTACCGCTACGTCATCCTGCCGATGGCGTTTCGCATCGTCATCCCGCCGCTCACAAGCGAAAGCATGAACATCATCAAGAACTCGTCGGTGGCCTTCGCCGTCAGCGTGGCCGAGATGACGATGTTTGCGATGCAGGCGCAGGAAGAAACCTCGCGCGGTGTGGAGGTCTACCTCGCCGTGACGGGCCTGTACTTCATCTCCGCGTTCGCGATCAACCGCATCGCGCTCTTCATCGAACACAAGGTGCAGATCCCCGGCACGCTGGGAGCTGGAAGATGA
- a CDS encoding poly(ethylene terephthalate) hydrolase: MQFKARTLRLLQAAALGGLMAVSAAATAQTNPYARGPNPTDSLLEASRGPFSISSFTVSRPSGYGAGTVYYPTNAGGTVGAIAIVPGYTARQSSINWWGPRLASHGFVVITIDTNSTLDQPSSRSRQQMAALSQVVSLSRTSTSPIYNKVDASRLGVMGWSMGGGGSLISARDNPSIKAAAPQAPWNTSSNFSSMTVPTLIFACENDSIASTSSHASPMYNSMRLNPRQYFEINNGSHSCANSGNSNQALIGKRGVAWMKRFMDNDTRYTSFACSNPNTFSVSEFRTANCS; this comes from the coding sequence CGCCGCCCTGGGCGGCCTGATGGCCGTCTCGGCCGCCGCCACCGCACAGACCAACCCCTATGCCCGCGGCCCGAACCCGACCGATTCCCTGCTGGAAGCGAGCCGCGGCCCGTTCTCGATCAGCTCGTTCACCGTGAGCCGCCCGAGCGGCTACGGCGCCGGCACCGTCTACTACCCGACCAACGCCGGCGGCACCGTGGGCGCCATCGCCATCGTGCCGGGCTACACCGCACGCCAGTCGAGCATCAACTGGTGGGGCCCGCGCCTGGCCTCACACGGCTTCGTGGTCATCACCATCGACACCAACTCCACGCTCGACCAGCCGTCGAGCCGCTCGCGCCAGCAGATGGCCGCGCTGAGCCAGGTCGTGTCGCTCAGCCGCACCAGCACCAGCCCGATCTACAACAAGGTCGACGCGTCGCGCCTGGGCGTGATGGGCTGGTCGATGGGTGGCGGCGGCTCGCTGATCTCTGCACGCGACAACCCCTCCATCAAGGCCGCGGCACCGCAAGCCCCCTGGAACACCTCGAGCAACTTCTCCTCGATGACCGTGCCGACGCTGATCTTCGCGTGCGAGAACGACAGCATCGCGTCGACCAGCTCGCACGCATCGCCGATGTACAACAGCATGCGGCTCAACCCACGCCAGTACTTCGAGATCAACAACGGCTCGCACTCGTGCGCGAACAGCGGCAACAGCAACCAGGCGCTCATCGGCAAGCGCGGCGTGGCCTGGATGAAGCGCTTCATGGACAACGACACGCGCTACACCTCGTTCGCCTGCTCGAACCCGAACACGTTCTCCGTGTCGGAGTTCCGCACCGCGAACTGCAGCTGA
- the pyrC gene encoding dihydroorotase, whose amino-acid sequence MTSAAPSLSITLTRPDDWHLHVRDGAALQAVVPDTARQFGRAIIMPNLKPPVTTAAQAVAYRERILAAVPASLKEQGLGFEPLMTLYLTDNLPPDEIRRAKDADVVALKLYPAGATTNSDAGVTDIRKTYATLEAMQREGLKLLVHGEVTSPDIDLFDREKAFIDTQLIPLRRDFPELKIVFEHITTREAAQYVPEAGPHTAATITAHHLLYNRNAIFLGGVRPHYYCLPVLKREEHRRALVAAATSGSDRFFLGTDSAPHPAHLKEHATGCAGCYTALSALELYAEAFDAAGALDKLEAFASFNGPAFYGLPRNSGTVTLKKETWTLPEALPFGDAQLKPLRGGETLAWKQA is encoded by the coding sequence ATGACTTCCGCAGCACCCTCCCTCTCGATCACCCTCACCCGGCCCGACGACTGGCACCTCCACGTGCGCGACGGCGCCGCCCTCCAGGCGGTCGTGCCGGACACCGCGCGCCAGTTCGGCCGCGCGATCATCATGCCCAACCTCAAGCCGCCGGTGACCACCGCGGCGCAGGCGGTGGCCTATCGCGAGCGCATCCTGGCCGCGGTGCCTGCCTCGCTGAAAGAACAGGGCCTGGGCTTCGAGCCGCTGATGACGCTCTACCTCACCGACAACCTGCCGCCCGACGAGATCCGCCGCGCCAAGGACGCCGACGTGGTCGCCCTCAAGCTCTACCCCGCCGGTGCCACCACCAACAGCGATGCCGGCGTCACCGACATCAGAAAGACCTACGCCACGCTCGAGGCGATGCAGCGTGAAGGCCTGAAGCTTCTCGTGCACGGCGAAGTGACCAGCCCCGACATCGACCTCTTCGACCGCGAGAAGGCCTTCATCGACACGCAGCTCATCCCGCTGCGCCGCGACTTCCCGGAGTTGAAGATCGTGTTCGAGCACATCACCACGCGCGAAGCGGCGCAGTACGTGCCCGAAGCCGGCCCGCACACCGCGGCCACCATCACCGCGCACCACCTGCTCTACAACCGAAACGCCATCTTCCTGGGGGGTGTGCGTCCGCACTATTACTGTCTCCCGGTGTTGAAGCGCGAAGAGCACCGCCGCGCGCTCGTGGCCGCCGCCACCTCGGGCAGCGACCGCTTCTTCCTCGGCACCGACAGCGCGCCGCACCCGGCGCACCTGAAGGAGCACGCGACCGGCTGTGCCGGCTGCTACACGGCGCTGAGTGCACTCGAGCTCTATGCCGAAGCCTTCGATGCCGCAGGCGCCCTCGACAAGCTGGAAGCCTTCGCGAGCTTCAATGGCCCGGCTTTCTACGGCCTGCCTCGCAACAGCGGCACGGTCACCTTGAAGAAGGAGACCTGGACCTTGCCCGAGGCCTTGCCCTTCGGCGATGCCCAGCTCAAGCCCTTGCGCGGCGGTGAAACGCTCGCCTGGAAGCAGGCCTGA
- a CDS encoding amino acid ABC transporter substrate-binding protein, which produces MKKTMFALAAVLAMGVAQADTLKKIKDSGSITLGARESSGALAYTLGDGKYVGFHTEMAQRIAADLQKQLALPKLDVKFQVVTSQNRIPLVQNGTVDLECGSTTNNATRQKDVAFAVTTYMEEVRIATKANSGINSIKDLTGKTIATTTGTTSVQTLRKHERATGVDFKEVFGKDHADSFLLLESGRADAFVMDGQILAGNISKAKNPADFKIVGEVLSVEPIACMMRKDDPAFKKAVDDSIKGMIKSGELAKIYDKWFMQPIPPSNTKVGLALSQATKDAWANPNDKPMEDFVKK; this is translated from the coding sequence ATGAAGAAGACCATGTTCGCTTTGGCTGCCGTTCTCGCGATGGGCGTGGCCCAGGCCGACACGCTCAAGAAGATCAAGGACAGCGGTTCGATCACGCTGGGCGCTCGTGAATCCTCGGGTGCCCTCGCGTACACCCTGGGTGACGGCAAGTACGTCGGCTTCCACACCGAGATGGCCCAGCGCATCGCCGCCGACCTGCAGAAGCAGCTCGCCCTGCCCAAGCTCGACGTGAAGTTCCAGGTCGTCACCTCGCAGAACCGCATCCCGCTCGTGCAGAACGGCACCGTCGACCTCGAGTGCGGCTCCACCACCAACAACGCCACGCGCCAGAAGGACGTCGCCTTCGCCGTGACGACCTACATGGAAGAAGTGCGCATCGCCACCAAGGCGAACTCGGGCATCAACTCCATCAAGGACCTGACCGGCAAGACGATCGCCACCACGACCGGCACGACCTCGGTGCAGACCCTGCGCAAGCACGAGCGCGCCACCGGCGTCGACTTCAAGGAAGTCTTCGGCAAGGACCACGCCGACAGCTTCCTGCTGCTCGAATCGGGCCGCGCCGATGCCTTCGTGATGGACGGCCAGATCCTCGCCGGCAACATCAGCAAGGCGAAGAACCCGGCCGACTTCAAGATCGTCGGCGAAGTGCTGTCGGTCGAGCCGATCGCCTGCATGATGCGCAAGGACGACCCGGCCTTCAAGAAGGCGGTCGACGACAGCATCAAGGGCATGATCAAGAGCGGCGAACTCGCGAAGATCTACGACAAGTGGTTCATGCAGCCCATCCCGCCGAGCAACACCAAGGTGGGCCTGGCGCTGTCGCAGGCGACCAAGGACGCCTGGGCGAACCCGAACGACAAACCGATGGAAGACTTCGTCAAGAAGTAA
- a CDS encoding aspartate ammonia-lyase, whose product MQPTPTTRTEHDFLGEKLIPAEAYWGVHTARAVENFPISGQTVGGWSDLVVALALVKRASAQANLSFGVIDAGLARAIEQACDDLVNGELHEQFVVDVIQGGAGTSTNMNANEVIANRALERLGHARGRYDVLHPNDHVNASQSTNDVYPTALRLAAWFGIGRLLAAMADLRLAFEAKAHEFAGILKIGRTQLQDAVPMTLGQEFMAFAVMIGEDEQRLREARALITEVNLGATAIGTGINAPAGYAEKVIALLAEVSGVPVVKSPNLVEATQDTGAFVQLSGVLKRVACKLSKICNDLRLLSSGPQAGFGDIRLPPRQAGSSIMPGKVNPVIPEVMNQVAFEVIGNDVTITIASEAGQLQLNAFEPIMGWALAKSVKHLTQACRTLQVNCVQGIQPNTELLARRVAESVTLVTALNPIIGYEKAALIAKMALATGGTIAATAENLNIMTQSDMEALLVPETLTRPVRLMA is encoded by the coding sequence ATGCAGCCCACACCCACCACCCGCACCGAACACGACTTCCTCGGCGAGAAGCTGATCCCCGCCGAGGCCTACTGGGGCGTGCACACCGCACGTGCCGTCGAGAACTTTCCCATCAGCGGCCAGACGGTGGGCGGCTGGTCCGACCTGGTGGTGGCGCTGGCCCTGGTCAAGCGGGCGTCGGCGCAGGCCAACCTCTCCTTCGGCGTGATCGACGCCGGGCTCGCCCGGGCCATCGAGCAGGCCTGCGACGACCTGGTGAACGGCGAGCTGCACGAGCAGTTCGTGGTCGACGTGATCCAGGGCGGTGCCGGCACCTCCACCAACATGAACGCCAACGAGGTGATCGCCAATCGCGCACTCGAGCGCCTGGGCCATGCCCGCGGCCGCTACGACGTGCTGCACCCCAACGACCACGTCAACGCTTCGCAGAGCACCAACGACGTCTACCCCACCGCGCTGCGTCTGGCGGCCTGGTTCGGCATCGGGCGACTCCTGGCGGCCATGGCCGACCTGCGCCTGGCATTCGAGGCCAAGGCGCACGAGTTCGCGGGCATCCTCAAGATCGGCCGCACGCAGCTGCAGGACGCCGTGCCCATGACGCTGGGCCAGGAGTTCATGGCCTTCGCCGTGATGATCGGGGAAGACGAGCAGCGCCTGCGCGAGGCGCGTGCCCTCATCACCGAGGTCAACCTCGGCGCCACGGCCATCGGCACCGGCATCAACGCGCCCGCGGGTTATGCGGAAAAGGTCATCGCCCTGCTGGCCGAAGTCTCCGGCGTGCCGGTGGTGAAGTCGCCCAATCTCGTCGAGGCCACGCAGGACACCGGCGCGTTCGTGCAGTTGTCGGGCGTGCTCAAGCGCGTGGCCTGCAAGCTCTCGAAGATCTGCAACGACCTGCGGCTGCTGTCGTCGGGCCCGCAGGCGGGCTTCGGCGACATCCGGCTGCCGCCGCGCCAGGCGGGTTCGTCGATCATGCCGGGCAAGGTGAACCCGGTGATCCCCGAGGTGATGAACCAGGTGGCCTTCGAAGTCATCGGCAACGACGTGACCATCACGATTGCAAGCGAGGCCGGGCAGCTGCAGCTCAACGCCTTCGAGCCCATCATGGGCTGGGCGCTGGCCAAGAGCGTGAAGCACCTCACCCAGGCCTGTCGCACCTTGCAGGTGAATTGCGTGCAAGGCATCCAGCCCAACACCGAGCTGCTGGCACGCCGCGTGGCCGAGTCGGTGACGCTCGTCACCGCCCTCAATCCCATCATCGGCTACGAGAAGGCGGCGCTGATCGCCAAGATGGCGCTCGCCACGGGCGGCACGATCGCCGCCACGGCCGAGAACCTGAACATCATGACGCAGTCGGACATGGAGGCGTTGCTCGTACCGGAAACGCTGACCCGTCCCGTGCGCCTCATGGCATGA
- a CDS encoding LysR substrate-binding domain-containing protein: METKWLEDFVSLAETRSFSRSAQLRHVTQPAFSRRIQALEAWAGLDLVDRSSYPTRLTPAGETFHSQALEILGSLQATRNMMRGHQVASQDMIEFAVPHSLAFTFFPHWVMDLRNRFGAVKSRLIALNVHDAVMLLTEGSCDLLIAYHHPSAPLQLSPDRYEMLSLGHETIAPYAKADDNGLPLFRIPTAPGSRVPFLSYGSGAYLGRLVDLIVKLSSVPLNLEPIYETDMAEGLKAMALEGHGLAFLPGSSVKKELKSKRLVRASAPGACELSMEVRIYRERPEVSRHLKPGAQALWDFLRDSA, translated from the coding sequence ATGGAAACCAAGTGGCTCGAAGACTTCGTCAGCTTGGCTGAGACCCGGAGCTTTTCTCGTTCGGCCCAGTTGCGGCACGTCACGCAGCCGGCCTTCTCGCGGCGCATCCAGGCGCTGGAGGCCTGGGCGGGGCTCGATCTGGTGGACCGTTCCTCCTACCCGACGCGGCTCACGCCGGCCGGCGAGACCTTCCACTCGCAGGCGCTCGAGATCCTCGGCAGCCTGCAGGCCACACGCAACATGATGCGCGGCCACCAGGTGGCCAGCCAGGACATGATCGAGTTCGCGGTGCCGCACTCGCTGGCCTTCACCTTCTTCCCGCACTGGGTGATGGACCTGCGCAACCGCTTCGGCGCGGTGAAGAGCCGGCTCATCGCGCTCAACGTGCACGATGCGGTGATGCTGCTCACCGAAGGCAGTTGCGACCTGCTGATCGCCTACCACCACCCCTCGGCGCCGCTACAGCTCAGCCCCGACCGCTACGAGATGCTGAGCCTCGGCCACGAGACGATCGCGCCCTATGCAAAGGCCGACGACAACGGCCTGCCGCTGTTCCGCATTCCCACTGCCCCGGGCAGCCGGGTGCCGTTCCTGAGCTACGGCTCGGGGGCCTACCTCGGGCGGCTGGTCGACCTGATCGTGAAGCTTTCCTCGGTGCCGCTCAACCTCGAGCCCATCTACGAGACCGACATGGCCGAGGGCTTGAAGGCCATGGCGCTGGAGGGCCACGGCCTGGCCTTCCTGCCCGGCAGCTCGGTGAAGAAAGAGCTCAAGAGCAAACGCCTGGTGCGGGCCTCGGCCCCAGGCGCCTGCGAGCTTTCCATGGAAGTTCGCATTTACCGCGAGCGGCCGGAAGTGTCGCGCCACCTGAAGCCCGGCGCGCAGGCTTTGTGGGACTTCCTGCGGGATTCCGCCTGA